The Apibacter raozihei DNA segment GTTACAGGTTTCCCGTTTCTTCCTTTTTTTTCATATTTACACACTATAGGTTCGTCCTGTAAAAACAAAGAATGTTCTTCAGATGATTGTTGTTCTCCTTCCTGAAATTCATGCTCAGGAAAAAGTTTTTTTAACTGGTCTTGAAGATCCATAAAATTATATCTTAAATTTAATACACGAAATTAATAATTTTTAACAGATATTAGAGTTAAATTATTATTAATACAATTCATAACATAGTTTGAATTTAAAAACAGCTTAAAGTTTTTTTATTTAATTAATATATATATTTGGATTCATGATAAAAAATAGATGGTTAAAGTTCTTTATTATAATAATACTATCCCTGTTTTTAATTGTTAATGCTTTTTTAGCTTTACAAGCATATAGCCTTACTCATTTTGTTGAGAAACAAACTTCCGGAAGTAATTTAAAGTTGGATTTTAAAACATTGATAAAGGGAATTGATATACCTAAACCCAGTTCTGATATTTTACCGGAAAAAAGTTATGAAGTAAAAAAAATTAAGTTGGGAAAAGACAAGTTTTTAGAAGCCTGGCTATTATCACCAGAAAAAAAATCTAAAGGCATTATCTTACTTTTTCACGGTTTTCGTGCAGAGAAGTCAACAATGCTGGATAGAGCCTACGTTTATGAAGATTTGGGATATAGTGTTTTGTTAGTCGATTTTAATGGTGCCGGTAATTCATCCGGTAATCAGTGTACCATTGGATATAAAGAAGCGGAAAATGTCAGACAAGCGTATGAATATGCACGTAATGATCTTAATGAAGAAAATATATTTTTGGCAGGTTTTTCAATGGGTGCAGCAGCCATAATCAAAGCACAGCATGATTATCATTTAAATGTAAAAGGTATTATTCTGGAAGCTCCGTACGGTAAAATGATTGATGCTGTTAAAGTTCGAATGAAAATACCTTATGTAGGAAAGACTCTTTCGTATTTAGTTACCTTCTGGGGAGGAGTAGTTAACGGTTTTAATGCTTTTGAAATGAATCCGGATGAATATGCAAAAAAAATCGAAATACCTGTTTTATTTCTTTACGGAGGCAGGGATCCAAGAATACCTGTAAATGAATCAGAGAGAATTTATACTAATTTTAAAAGTAAAGATAAAACATCTATGTTGTTTCCGTTATCATATCACCAAAGTTATTTAAATAAATATCCTGAAAAATGGAAGAAAGTAAATAAACAATTTTTAAACTCAAAAAATTAATCTGAACAAAACTCTAAGCATTAAAATCTTTGCAATTATTTCCAATCACTTATATTGAGAACAACAGTAATGAGTATTTGTATTAATCTTAATAATAAATTATAAATTTGTAATTAAAATCTTAAATTATTCTTCTTTTAACAGACTGTATATGAATGTTAAATATCTGTTTCATATAGTTTTTTTATTGTCTGTTGTGTTAGTATCTGCTCAGGAACAGAATAAAAAATTAAATTTTTATACTGAAAAGCAGTTATGGTTCAAGATATCAGCACAACCTAAAAAAATTAATTCTGTACTTGATTCACTTGTAAATCAAGGGTTTTATACCTTGAAAATAGATTCAGTAAAACAAGGGGAGAAAGATGTAAATATTTATATTACCAGAGGAGTATTTTATAAAAAAGTACTTGTAAAACTTGATTCTCTTTCTCAGTTGGCGGTACATTTAAAACATGATTATTCTACTTCAAACGTAGATTCTTTAGTAAATATAATACATTATTACTACCTTAAAAAAGGGTATGC contains these protein-coding regions:
- a CDS encoding alpha/beta hydrolase family protein is translated as MIKNRWLKFFIIIILSLFLIVNAFLALQAYSLTHFVEKQTSGSNLKLDFKTLIKGIDIPKPSSDILPEKSYEVKKIKLGKDKFLEAWLLSPEKKSKGIILLFHGFRAEKSTMLDRAYVYEDLGYSVLLVDFNGAGNSSGNQCTIGYKEAENVRQAYEYARNDLNEENIFLAGFSMGAAAIIKAQHDYHLNVKGIILEAPYGKMIDAVKVRMKIPYVGKTLSYLVTFWGGVVNGFNAFEMNPDEYAKKIEIPVLFLYGGRDPRIPVNESERIYTNFKSKDKTSMLFPLSYHQSYLNKYPEKWKKVNKQFLNSKN